Proteins encoded by one window of Rhodopirellula islandica:
- the leuD gene encoding 3-isopropylmalate dehydratase small subunit, which translates to MQNFTVHQGVVATLDRANVDTDQIIPKQFLKRIERTGFGQFLFFDWRFLEDGETENPDFELNRINVKGASILLTRQNFGSGSSREHAVWALDDYGFRAVIAPSFADIFFNNCFKNGVLPIALSEEDVEELFQRAEKGNPYQLTVDLENQVVTDGQGFERSFEVDESRRHNMLHGLDDIALTLKHEDKITAFEEARG; encoded by the coding sequence ATGCAAAATTTCACCGTACATCAAGGCGTTGTGGCAACGCTGGATCGTGCCAACGTCGACACCGATCAAATCATCCCCAAGCAATTCCTGAAACGCATTGAGCGAACCGGTTTCGGCCAGTTCCTGTTCTTTGACTGGCGTTTCTTGGAAGACGGCGAGACCGAGAACCCAGACTTTGAGCTGAACCGCATCAATGTCAAAGGGGCGTCGATCTTGCTCACGCGTCAGAACTTCGGCAGCGGCAGCAGTCGCGAGCACGCGGTTTGGGCGCTCGACGACTACGGCTTTCGTGCCGTGATCGCGCCCTCGTTCGCCGACATTTTCTTCAACAACTGCTTCAAAAACGGCGTCCTGCCGATCGCGTTGTCAGAAGAAGACGTGGAAGAGTTGTTCCAGCGAGCCGAGAAGGGCAACCCCTATCAGTTGACCGTCGACTTGGAAAACCAGGTCGTCACCGACGGCCAAGGCTTTGAGCGTTCGTTCGAAGTCGATGAGAGTCGCCGGCACAATATGTTGCACGGCCTCGACGACATCGCCCTCACGCTGAAGCACGAAGACAAGATCACCGCGTTCGAAGAAGCTCGCGGCTAA
- the leuC gene encoding 3-isopropylmalate dehydratase large subunit — protein sequence MSDASSTAPSQAGATPQSAGKQTLLDKIWDQHLVHAPESGPAIIYIDLHLVHEVTSPQAFEGLRINNRPVRRPERTIATPDHNVPTSDRSLPIADPISSKQIQTLRENCKEFGVQLFDIDDVRQGIVHVIGPENGYTQPGMTIVCGDSHTATHGAFGSLAFGIGTSEVEHVLATQTLLQFKPKTFELRVDGELARGVTAKDMILYLIGELGTAGGTGYVLEFTGDAVRNLTMEERMTVCNMSIEAGARAGMIAPDQTTFDYLRGRPECPTDFDAAVEEWKKLPSDPGATYDRSNVYQGSDIRPQVTWGTNPGQVCSIDSLVPSPGDSTDVNVQKSTASALQYMDLKAGTPITEIEINRVFIGSCTNARIEDLRAAAAVIKGHHCSDKVNAMIVPGSGKVKLQAEEEGLDKVFTDAGFDWREAGCSMCLAMNPDKLAPGERCASTSNRNFEGRQGKGGRTHLVSPAMAAAAAIKGHFVDIRDWDYR from the coding sequence ATGTCTGACGCTTCTTCGACTGCCCCCAGCCAAGCGGGGGCCACTCCTCAATCCGCCGGCAAACAAACGTTGCTGGACAAAATCTGGGACCAGCATCTGGTTCACGCTCCCGAGTCCGGGCCTGCGATCATTTACATCGATCTGCACCTGGTTCACGAAGTGACCAGCCCCCAGGCGTTCGAAGGGTTGCGGATCAACAACCGCCCCGTTCGTCGTCCCGAGCGGACCATCGCGACTCCCGATCACAACGTCCCCACGTCCGATCGCAGCCTGCCCATCGCGGACCCGATCAGTTCCAAGCAGATTCAAACGCTGCGTGAGAACTGCAAAGAATTCGGTGTTCAGCTGTTCGACATCGATGATGTGCGACAGGGCATTGTGCACGTGATCGGCCCCGAGAACGGCTACACCCAGCCCGGCATGACGATTGTCTGTGGCGACTCCCACACGGCCACGCACGGTGCGTTCGGCTCGCTCGCGTTTGGAATTGGAACCAGCGAAGTCGAGCACGTTCTGGCAACGCAAACGCTGTTGCAGTTCAAGCCCAAGACGTTCGAGCTTCGCGTCGATGGCGAACTGGCTCGCGGAGTCACGGCGAAGGACATGATCCTGTATCTGATCGGTGAGCTCGGAACCGCAGGCGGAACAGGCTACGTGCTCGAATTCACCGGGGACGCTGTTCGCAACCTGACGATGGAAGAGCGAATGACGGTCTGCAACATGTCGATCGAAGCCGGGGCTCGCGCCGGCATGATCGCGCCCGATCAAACCACGTTCGACTACTTGCGCGGTCGTCCGGAATGCCCGACTGATTTCGATGCTGCCGTGGAAGAGTGGAAGAAATTGCCATCGGATCCCGGTGCGACGTACGACCGAAGCAACGTCTACCAGGGCTCGGACATCCGCCCGCAAGTGACCTGGGGAACCAACCCGGGTCAGGTTTGCAGCATCGATTCGTTGGTGCCTTCGCCCGGTGACAGCACCGACGTGAACGTGCAGAAGTCGACGGCTTCGGCACTGCAGTACATGGATCTGAAGGCCGGCACGCCGATCACTGAGATCGAGATCAATCGCGTCTTCATTGGCTCCTGCACCAATGCACGGATCGAAGATTTGCGAGCCGCTGCGGCCGTGATCAAAGGCCATCATTGCAGTGACAAGGTCAACGCGATGATCGTGCCCGGCAGTGGCAAGGTGAAGTTGCAGGCCGAAGAAGAAGGCCTGGACAAAGTCTTCACCGACGCAGGATTTGATTGGCGAGAAGCCGGTTGCAGCATGTGTTTGGCGATGAACCCGGACAAGTTGGCTCCCGGCGAACGTTGTGCCAGCACCAGCAATCGCAACTTCGAAGGACGCCAAGGCAAGGGTGGCCGAACCCACTTGGTCAGCCCCGCGATGGCTGCTGCGGCCGCGATCAAAGGCCACTTCGTCGACATTCGCGACTGGGATTATCGCTGA
- the glmS gene encoding glutamine--fructose-6-phosphate transaminase (isomerizing) yields the protein MCGIVGYVGADQAAEFLVDGLRRLEYRGYDSAGVAIHGGNEIAITRSVGRIQALADRLGTPPKGTMGLGHTRWATHGPATEENAHPHLGGEGEVVLAHNGVIENFQVLKDELITKGYAFKSATDSEVIAHLVAEGLKNTPVDPAQPNMRYVTAVQWAIAQLRGTYGLAVAFREKPGLLIAARFGSPLVLGVGRGEYFIASDASPIAGRTDRIVYLADHQIAVLTAEGFTVLHRDSGKVRVNIQPLAEDTGEVSLNGYEHYMLKEIHEQPDSLRNAMRGRLNDEDATAVFGGLNLTPQQLRGVERIILTGCGTSWHSALVGEYMIEEFARIPVCVEYASELRYRNPPIENNTLVFGITQSGETADTLAALNETKRKGHRTLALCNVVGSSIAQAADGGVYLHAGPEIGVASTKAYSSQCCVLAMLSLYFGRMRHMSFESGGRIIEELRRLPAAVEQALTCDSEVRRIAAKYADASNFLYLGRRYNFPTALEGALKLKEISYIHAEGYPAAEMKHGPIALVDEHTPSVFIMPRGTTYDKVMSNMEEVKARGGPVIAVASHEEAQIRRIADEVIMIPEVPEFLQPIVSAIPLQLLSYHIAVLRGCDVDKPRNLAKSVTVE from the coding sequence ATGTGCGGAATTGTTGGATACGTTGGTGCGGACCAAGCGGCTGAGTTTTTGGTCGATGGGCTTCGGCGATTGGAATACCGCGGCTACGACAGTGCTGGGGTGGCCATTCACGGCGGAAACGAGATCGCCATCACGCGGTCAGTCGGTCGAATTCAGGCCTTGGCCGATCGTCTGGGCACCCCGCCGAAAGGCACGATGGGGCTGGGGCACACTCGCTGGGCCACCCACGGGCCGGCGACCGAAGAGAACGCTCACCCGCATCTTGGTGGGGAGGGCGAGGTCGTTCTGGCTCACAACGGCGTCATCGAGAATTTCCAGGTGCTCAAAGACGAGCTGATCACCAAGGGCTACGCGTTCAAATCCGCGACCGATAGCGAAGTGATTGCGCACTTGGTCGCCGAAGGCCTGAAGAACACACCGGTTGATCCGGCTCAGCCCAACATGCGTTACGTGACGGCGGTGCAATGGGCGATCGCACAGCTTCGCGGCACCTATGGCTTGGCCGTCGCATTTCGAGAGAAGCCCGGGCTGCTGATTGCCGCTCGATTTGGCAGCCCATTGGTGCTGGGCGTCGGTCGCGGCGAGTACTTCATTGCCAGCGACGCCTCTCCCATTGCGGGGCGAACCGATCGCATCGTCTACCTGGCCGACCACCAAATCGCGGTCCTGACAGCCGAGGGGTTCACCGTGCTGCATCGCGACAGCGGCAAGGTGCGAGTCAACATTCAGCCGTTGGCGGAGGACACCGGCGAGGTCAGCCTGAATGGCTATGAGCACTACATGCTCAAGGAAATTCATGAGCAACCCGATTCGCTTCGCAACGCCATGCGGGGCCGGTTGAACGATGAGGACGCAACCGCGGTCTTTGGCGGATTGAACCTGACTCCGCAGCAGCTTCGCGGGGTGGAACGCATCATTTTGACCGGTTGCGGGACCAGTTGGCACTCGGCCTTGGTTGGGGAATACATGATCGAGGAGTTCGCGCGGATTCCCGTTTGTGTGGAATACGCCAGTGAGCTGCGGTATCGAAACCCGCCGATTGAGAACAACACCCTGGTTTTCGGGATCACCCAAAGTGGTGAGACGGCCGACACGCTGGCCGCACTGAACGAGACCAAACGCAAGGGGCACCGCACGCTGGCGCTCTGCAACGTGGTGGGCAGTTCGATCGCACAAGCGGCCGACGGCGGGGTCTACCTTCACGCCGGACCGGAGATCGGTGTGGCCAGCACCAAAGCGTATTCCAGCCAGTGCTGCGTCCTGGCGATGTTGTCGCTGTACTTTGGCCGAATGCGGCACATGAGTTTCGAGTCAGGCGGCCGCATCATCGAAGAACTGCGGCGGTTGCCGGCCGCGGTGGAGCAAGCGTTGACGTGTGACTCGGAAGTCCGCCGGATTGCTGCGAAGTACGCCGACGCGTCCAATTTCTTGTACCTCGGTCGTCGCTACAACTTCCCGACCGCTCTCGAGGGGGCTCTGAAGCTGAAGGAAATCAGCTACATCCATGCGGAGGGCTACCCTGCGGCTGAGATGAAACACGGCCCGATCGCGCTGGTGGACGAGCACACGCCGAGCGTTTTCATCATGCCTCGCGGCACGACTTACGACAAAGTCATGTCGAACATGGAGGAGGTCAAGGCTCGCGGTGGTCCCGTGATTGCGGTCGCCAGCCACGAAGAAGCTCAGATTCGCCGGATCGCCGATGAGGTCATCATGATCCCGGAAGTCCCCGAGTTTCTGCAGCCGATTGTCTCGGCGATCCCCCTGCAATTGCTCTCCTACCATATTGCCGTTTTGAGGGGTTGTGACGTTGATAAGCCTCGCAACTTGGCGAAAAGTGTCACAGTGGAGTGA
- a CDS encoding sensor histidine kinase, protein MPPSNHPSTTSVRPSRRVRRNTASPTKETAPDPLGAAVRLLSETAHDLKSPLAGIAATMEVIRDGSLGDVTPSQAEFLRGAMNQCRYIDSLIGELARAERLRSGTPRVRRVATKRSAIRESVELATRSILSNKQIDLLWDGVDPNSADVLIDPTILTRLLTNLIINAERASQAGSPILIRVEDDLPRGVAVWSVIDRGRGIAPQRLQQISGTNSIESDLGGEGLGLMIARQMASLHYSSLTLRSRVGSGTDAMFETPLATPSGIATTFARFRSLKRGGRSRPKTIQQWKSGPDVAERELLGGKRVRIETVQNQSSWHQIQLHCDDSRPTRPDRLALGRVTADEECSMEMADRFDEMLQDNLSQFELAYRTSRRSWVCAFDADHHSMPTRMQQIESLSRRATPAMHLQWSEPSIVPVHERSLQCLLLDAMTTRSLAEAPGIIPDVDSVRLGTPEITFSPVASARLDEELRRMNQRMKTQSERLQQQSASLRPQG, encoded by the coding sequence ATGCCCCCGTCCAACCACCCATCCACCACCAGCGTGCGTCCCAGCCGCCGCGTCCGCCGCAACACCGCCTCCCCCACCAAGGAAACGGCACCCGATCCACTCGGCGCGGCCGTGCGACTGCTCAGCGAAACCGCGCACGATCTCAAATCGCCCCTGGCTGGGATCGCGGCCACCATGGAAGTCATCCGCGACGGCAGCCTCGGCGACGTGACGCCCTCGCAGGCAGAGTTCTTACGAGGGGCGATGAACCAGTGTCGCTACATCGATTCCCTGATCGGTGAATTGGCGCGAGCCGAACGACTGAGGTCGGGAACGCCTCGCGTTCGCCGAGTCGCAACCAAACGCTCCGCAATTCGCGAATCGGTCGAGTTGGCCACCCGCTCGATTCTCAGCAACAAGCAAATTGACTTGCTGTGGGACGGAGTGGATCCCAACTCAGCCGACGTGTTGATCGACCCGACGATTCTGACACGATTGCTGACCAATCTGATCATCAACGCCGAACGCGCCAGCCAAGCCGGTTCGCCAATCCTGATTCGGGTGGAAGACGACCTGCCTCGCGGAGTCGCCGTTTGGTCCGTGATCGATCGCGGACGAGGCATCGCCCCTCAACGATTGCAGCAAATCAGCGGAACCAACTCAATCGAGTCAGACCTGGGCGGCGAGGGGCTGGGGCTGATGATCGCTCGACAGATGGCGTCGCTGCACTATTCGAGCCTGACGTTGCGGAGCCGAGTCGGAAGCGGCACCGACGCGATGTTCGAAACCCCTTTGGCCACCCCTTCCGGAATCGCGACCACCTTCGCGCGGTTCCGCTCTCTGAAACGCGGGGGACGCTCTCGCCCCAAGACAATCCAGCAGTGGAAGTCAGGCCCCGACGTGGCGGAACGCGAACTCCTGGGCGGCAAACGCGTGCGGATCGAAACCGTTCAGAACCAATCGTCCTGGCATCAGATTCAATTGCACTGCGATGACAGCCGCCCCACCCGTCCCGATCGGCTGGCACTCGGGCGAGTGACCGCTGACGAGGAGTGCTCGATGGAAATGGCGGATCGTTTCGACGAAATGCTGCAGGACAACCTCAGCCAGTTTGAACTGGCCTATCGAACTTCGCGCCGCAGTTGGGTGTGTGCGTTCGACGCCGACCATCACAGCATGCCCACCCGAATGCAGCAGATCGAATCGCTCTCTCGCCGTGCCACACCCGCCATGCACCTGCAATGGAGCGAACCTTCGATTGTGCCCGTTCACGAGCGCAGCCTTCAGTGCCTGCTGCTCGATGCGATGACCACCCGATCGCTGGCCGAAGCCCCAGGAATCATCCCCGACGTCGATTCCGTTCGACTCGGAACGCCCGAGATCACCTTTTCACCCGTCGCCTCCGCTCGACTGGACGAAGAACTTCGACGCATGAACCAGCGAATGAAGACGCAATCGGAGCGACTGCAACAACAATCCGCTTCCCTCCGGCCGCAAGGCTGA
- a CDS encoding DUF3127 domain-containing protein, whose product MSDSTVRGVVHVIEETKTYGQKGFRKRMVVLEQDKGSFSNYIPIEFTRDACDSVDEMNMGDEVEVAYRLNGRKWQRDPQSEVKYFVSVEALSYKVVGASGGTGGGGTEAANDAFNEVDDEAPF is encoded by the coding sequence ATGAGTGATTCAACAGTTCGAGGCGTGGTCCACGTGATCGAAGAAACCAAGACTTACGGTCAAAAAGGGTTTCGCAAACGGATGGTCGTTCTCGAACAAGACAAAGGCAGCTTCAGCAACTACATCCCCATCGAATTCACTCGCGACGCTTGCGACAGCGTCGACGAGATGAACATGGGCGACGAAGTCGAAGTCGCCTACCGTCTGAACGGCCGGAAATGGCAGCGTGACCCGCAAAGCGAAGTCAAATACTTCGTGAGCGTCGAGGCCCTTTCCTACAAAGTGGTCGGTGCATCAGGCGGAACGGGCGGCGGAGGCACCGAAGCAGCCAATGACGCGTTCAACGAAGTGGACGACGAAGCGCCCTTCTGA
- a CDS encoding GH3 auxin-responsive promoter family protein: protein MSPDPMTLLRRSMLRYKVGRLERYLATAERAREIQRENLLQRIQQNADTGFGRDHGFSEIRTLEDYRRRVPIAGYDEARPYVERVIQGETTALFPENTKVVMFATTSGTTDHPKMIPVTEDFYRHYKAGWQYWGTGVYRDYPHLLQMKSLQFSSHWNVTQTPSGAPCGNISGLAAETRPFYIGSLFVLPSCVIQITEHLAKHYTALRLSLACDRVGKIVTANPSTLVEVAKFADSMKDTLIRDIHDGTLTGDQPIPDTIRQRLRSRLRPNPRRARQLQQIVDRTGHLYPKDAWPDLTLLAVWTGGSVGIYLNQLPEYYGDAAIRDHGLSASEGRMTVPLQNGSPSGMLDYSSHHFEFIPESERDSSQPNVLEASELTEGENYFIVLTTASGLYRYDIHDLVRCDGYCGQTPMLSFLNKGKNFCSFTGEKLSEHQVMQAMQQTLQTLNVPSCTFTLAPTLGERPRYHLVLDDASLPNLCEQIGKELQHQLSQVNCEYADKCASGRIEPIQVTRVPAGTWEKLRLNKTSKRGNFEEYKHPCLTNDPEFMQTLRQLDPSPPH from the coding sequence ATGTCCCCCGATCCCATGACGCTGCTGCGGCGTTCGATGCTGCGATACAAGGTCGGCCGCCTGGAACGGTATCTCGCCACGGCAGAGCGTGCGCGCGAGATCCAGCGAGAAAACCTGCTTCAGCGAATTCAGCAAAATGCGGACACCGGTTTCGGCCGCGACCACGGTTTTTCTGAAATCCGCACGCTCGAAGATTACCGACGCCGCGTGCCGATTGCCGGCTACGACGAAGCTCGCCCCTATGTGGAACGGGTGATCCAAGGCGAAACGACGGCTCTGTTCCCCGAGAACACCAAAGTCGTCATGTTCGCGACGACTTCGGGAACCACCGATCACCCCAAAATGATCCCGGTCACCGAAGACTTTTACCGCCACTACAAAGCCGGCTGGCAATACTGGGGCACGGGGGTCTACCGCGATTACCCGCACCTTCTGCAAATGAAATCGCTTCAGTTCTCGAGCCACTGGAACGTCACCCAAACTCCTTCCGGTGCCCCCTGCGGAAACATCAGCGGGCTGGCCGCGGAAACGCGACCGTTCTACATCGGGTCGCTGTTTGTCCTGCCCTCTTGCGTCATCCAAATCACGGAACACCTGGCCAAACACTACACCGCACTGCGACTCAGCCTCGCATGCGACCGCGTTGGAAAAATCGTCACCGCCAATCCGAGCACGCTGGTCGAAGTCGCCAAGTTTGCCGACTCCATGAAGGACACGCTGATTCGGGACATCCACGACGGCACGCTCACCGGCGACCAGCCGATTCCCGATACGATCCGGCAACGACTTCGATCTCGCCTGCGGCCCAACCCTCGCCGAGCACGGCAACTGCAACAAATTGTCGACCGAACCGGCCACCTGTACCCCAAAGACGCCTGGCCTGACCTCACACTGCTGGCCGTGTGGACCGGTGGCTCCGTTGGCATCTACCTGAACCAGTTGCCCGAGTACTACGGCGACGCGGCGATCCGTGACCACGGGCTCTCGGCCAGCGAAGGCAGGATGACGGTTCCTCTGCAAAACGGCTCGCCATCAGGCATGCTCGACTACAGCAGCCACCACTTTGAATTCATCCCTGAATCCGAACGCGACAGCAGCCAACCAAACGTGCTGGAAGCTTCCGAACTGACCGAGGGCGAGAACTACTTCATCGTGCTGACAACAGCCAGCGGCCTGTATCGCTACGACATTCACGATCTCGTGCGATGCGATGGTTACTGTGGCCAAACCCCCATGCTGTCGTTCCTCAACAAAGGCAAAAACTTCTGCAGCTTCACAGGTGAAAAACTCAGCGAACATCAAGTCATGCAGGCAATGCAGCAAACCCTGCAAACCCTCAACGTTCCATCCTGCACCTTCACGCTAGCTCCGACGCTGGGCGAACGCCCGCGTTACCACCTGGTCCTGGACGATGCCTCGCTGCCCAATCTCTGCGAACAGATTGGCAAAGAACTGCAACACCAATTGTCGCAAGTCAACTGCGAGTACGCCGACAAGTGTGCCAGTGGACGCATCGAGCCAATCCAGGTCACTCGCGTTCCCGCCGGCACCTGGGAAAAGCTGCGACTCAACAAGACCTCGAAACGAGGCAATTTCGAAGAGTACAAACACCCGTGCCTGACGAATGACCCCGAGTTCATGCAAACCCTCCGGCAACTGGATCCATCCCCTCCCCACTGA
- a CDS encoding ketopantoate reductase family protein: protein MKISVLGAGAIGTMLGALIRDNDPSCQVVLLGRGPHIQTIRDSGRVQLQGPWPTRDVQVQGTDNPADIADSDLVLVTVKSQATAEAIATVAPYLGSAIVVSVQNGFNDEALLQHVDEDHLVMGITATNVTVPEPGTASLQFKGTIVLGPNAQGTNAASATAATKTLEKTGFRIFEERNVEGVRYNKLAINSPGYAASLSQSNFITEAVCHRGWRTAVGKPLADECLRVFETAGIQLANIPKLPDIRKLRGFFGKLDSRLLGPIVGTGAKLIFNRRPIQFSLYQDLLKGKGTEVDHTLGEIVRLAERHGTTAPCNQMVIDLAHEIEQRGAGKFFTREEVIERFQTIQSR, encoded by the coding sequence ATGAAAATCAGTGTTCTTGGGGCCGGCGCGATCGGCACCATGCTCGGAGCTTTGATCCGCGACAACGACCCGTCTTGCCAAGTTGTCTTGCTTGGACGCGGGCCACACATTCAGACCATCCGTGATAGCGGACGCGTCCAACTGCAGGGCCCCTGGCCGACCCGTGACGTCCAAGTCCAAGGCACCGACAACCCAGCCGACATCGCGGACTCGGACCTGGTCCTGGTAACGGTCAAGTCGCAAGCCACCGCCGAAGCCATCGCCACGGTCGCCCCCTACCTTGGTTCAGCCATCGTCGTGTCCGTTCAAAACGGATTCAATGACGAAGCCTTGCTGCAACACGTCGACGAAGACCACTTGGTCATGGGAATCACCGCCACCAATGTGACCGTTCCTGAACCCGGCACCGCCAGCCTGCAGTTCAAAGGCACAATCGTCCTCGGCCCCAATGCCCAAGGCACCAACGCGGCCTCCGCGACCGCCGCGACCAAGACGCTTGAGAAGACTGGCTTTCGCATTTTTGAAGAACGCAATGTCGAAGGTGTGCGGTACAACAAACTGGCGATCAACTCCCCCGGTTACGCGGCCTCGCTCTCGCAGTCCAACTTCATCACCGAAGCCGTCTGCCATCGCGGTTGGCGAACTGCCGTGGGCAAACCACTGGCCGATGAATGCTTGCGAGTTTTCGAGACGGCGGGCATCCAACTTGCCAACATTCCCAAACTTCCCGACATCCGAAAACTGCGAGGCTTCTTCGGAAAGCTCGACTCTCGATTGCTCGGCCCGATCGTTGGCACGGGTGCCAAGCTGATCTTCAATCGCCGACCGATTCAGTTTTCTCTGTACCAGGATCTGCTCAAAGGCAAAGGCACCGAAGTCGACCACACCCTCGGTGAGATCGTTCGCTTGGCTGAGCGGCACGGCACGACGGCCCCCTGCAACCAAATGGTGATCGACCTGGCCCACGAAATCGAGCAACGCGGAGCCGGCAAGTTTTTCACCCGCGAAGAAGTCATCGAACGTTTTCAAACGATTCAATCGCGATGA
- a CDS encoding ATP-grasp domain-containing protein, whose translation MSKSRRILLTEGSSTSARQTLHCLGGRHTIDVMDSAALSQGRFSTFVRHWHRCPLSSVDPIAYLRRLKELIDAHGYDVVIATHEQAYLLSRVRDQLQNHVGVALPTFEAIDRLQNKANFARVMKEQGLPQPKTRIIDGTSLETLREGCLAQSDFPCFLKTAHGTAGRGVIAIHDPTEMLEWVNEQTANSDSLPNQEIVLQSAAPGELSILQAIFDRGRLVAWHDAMSLRRGVGGAPIVRVSTHRENVADDVRQLGQSLDWHGALFVEYFYDEASRRHQFIEANPRIGETVNAMLAGVNLCEILVNVSLQEIPPSSPVATGVAGVKSHQFLTALLDQAMQTNSRAAVWHECVNRLRHRQGYRDSQPEMMRLRQDPLSGIPPLAIAFELLLSPQRSHKMVRSTVANYGLNADAVANIASLPDQELLAIFG comes from the coding sequence ATGAGCAAATCGCGGCGAATCCTGTTGACGGAAGGATCGAGCACGTCGGCTCGCCAAACACTGCACTGCCTAGGCGGCCGACACACGATCGACGTGATGGATTCAGCAGCACTCAGTCAAGGCCGTTTCAGCACGTTCGTGAGACACTGGCACCGATGCCCGCTGTCTTCCGTCGATCCGATCGCGTACCTGCGACGACTGAAAGAACTGATCGACGCTCACGGTTATGACGTGGTCATCGCCACGCACGAGCAAGCCTACCTGCTCAGTCGCGTGCGAGATCAACTTCAAAACCATGTTGGCGTGGCGTTGCCAACCTTTGAAGCGATCGACCGATTGCAAAACAAAGCCAACTTTGCACGGGTGATGAAAGAACAGGGCCTACCTCAACCCAAGACTCGGATCATTGACGGCACGTCACTCGAAACGCTCCGTGAAGGCTGCCTGGCACAATCCGATTTCCCGTGCTTCCTCAAAACGGCACATGGAACCGCCGGACGAGGCGTGATCGCAATTCACGACCCCACGGAGATGCTTGAATGGGTAAACGAGCAAACGGCCAACAGCGACTCTCTTCCCAACCAAGAAATTGTCCTGCAATCAGCAGCCCCCGGCGAACTGTCGATCCTGCAAGCCATTTTTGATCGCGGTCGCCTCGTTGCCTGGCACGATGCGATGTCACTTCGACGTGGTGTCGGCGGTGCTCCTATTGTTCGGGTCAGCACGCATCGTGAAAATGTCGCTGATGACGTCCGACAACTTGGTCAGTCACTGGACTGGCACGGAGCCCTCTTCGTCGAATATTTCTACGACGAAGCATCCCGTCGTCATCAATTCATCGAGGCCAACCCGCGAATTGGCGAAACCGTCAATGCGATGCTAGCCGGAGTCAACTTGTGCGAAATCCTGGTGAACGTTTCGCTCCAAGAGATCCCGCCGTCGTCGCCGGTCGCCACAGGCGTCGCGGGGGTCAAATCTCACCAATTCCTGACAGCGCTGCTCGACCAAGCCATGCAGACCAACTCGCGAGCGGCGGTGTGGCACGAATGCGTGAACCGACTCCGTCACCGACAGGGCTATCGCGATTCCCAGCCTGAGATGATGCGTCTGAGGCAGGATCCACTCAGCGGCATCCCACCACTCGCCATCGCGTTTGAACTGCTGCTGTCGCCCCAACGCTCACACAAAATGGTTCGCTCGACGGTCGCCAACTATGGGCTGAACGCCGATGCGGTGGCAAACATCGCCAGCCTGCCGGACCAGGAACTCTTGGCAATCTTTGGGTGA
- a CDS encoding superoxide dismutase, Ni, with amino-acid sequence MNRLFASTILTLVFATIASAHCQVPCGIYGDQRRFEEMLEDEHTISKAQTEINSLAGKADAQSVNQAVRWVTTKEDHATRIQNTIAAYFMAQRIKTDDPAYGKKLMAAHKVIVNAMKAKQSADPATAKALEESIFAFYEAYEGKKPDFDHEH; translated from the coding sequence ATGAACCGCCTGTTTGCCTCGACCATCCTGACACTCGTGTTTGCCACCATTGCCTCGGCTCACTGCCAAGTTCCTTGCGGAATCTATGGCGACCAACGTCGCTTTGAAGAAATGCTGGAAGACGAGCACACGATTTCGAAAGCCCAAACCGAAATCAATTCCTTGGCTGGCAAGGCCGATGCCCAATCGGTCAACCAAGCCGTTCGTTGGGTCACCACCAAAGAAGACCACGCCACTCGCATCCAAAACACGATCGCGGCCTACTTCATGGCTCAGCGGATCAAAACGGACGACCCTGCCTATGGCAAGAAACTGATGGCCGCTCACAAGGTGATCGTCAACGCCATGAAAGCCAAGCAGTCCGCAGACCCTGCGACCGCCAAAGCTCTCGAAGAATCGATCTTCGCCTTCTACGAAGCTTACGAAGGCAAGAAACCTGACTTCGATCACGAACATTGA